The bacterium genome contains a region encoding:
- a CDS encoding M23 family metallopeptidase: MSVRFFFIALLLIQPAGGQDYLWPTDAGRVLTSSFAESRENRFHAGIDVKTWGRTGYKVFAVRSGYLSRIQVSPFGYGRVLYQTLDTGETAVYGHLSQFAPAVQEVVERKQEARGRYSITLFPDQDQFPVKKGDLIGYTGESGVGHPHLHFELRDKASRPINPFARGYVVHDKAAPIVRKISVTPLSADSRVQGDLRPWVVQPRRVSPGRYQVEEPIRVKGMIAFGLDAFDQM; encoded by the coding sequence ATGAGCGTTCGATTTTTTTTTATCGCTTTGTTGTTGATCCAACCGGCCGGCGGTCAGGACTATCTTTGGCCGACCGATGCAGGCAGAGTGCTGACCTCTTCCTTCGCTGAGTCGCGTGAAAACCGATTTCATGCCGGCATTGATGTAAAGACCTGGGGCCGAACCGGGTATAAGGTGTTCGCCGTTCGATCCGGTTATCTCTCGCGCATTCAGGTTTCGCCCTTTGGCTACGGCCGCGTTCTGTACCAGACGCTGGACACCGGCGAGACCGCGGTCTATGGCCATCTATCCCAATTCGCCCCCGCGGTCCAGGAGGTTGTAGAGCGGAAGCAGGAGGCCCGGGGCCGTTACTCGATCACCCTCTTTCCTGATCAGGATCAATTCCCGGTGAAAAAGGGAGATCTTATCGGCTACACCGGCGAAAGCGGCGTCGGCCATCCCCATTTGCATTTTGAGCTGCGCGACAAGGCCTCACGGCCGATCAACCCCTTTGCAAGAGGCTATGTTGTGCACGACAAGGCGGCGCCCATTGTACGGAAAATTTCCGTGACCCCTTTATCGGCTGATTCGCGCGTGCAGGGCGATCTGCGGCCTTGGGTGGTGCAGCCCCGCCGCGTGTCCCCGGGACGCTATCAGGTGGAAGAGCCCATCCGGGTGAAAGGCATGATCGCTTTTGGATTGGACGCTTTTGATCAGATG